In Eubalaena glacialis isolate mEubGla1 chromosome 4, mEubGla1.1.hap2.+ XY, whole genome shotgun sequence, one DNA window encodes the following:
- the LOC133090803 gene encoding chondroitin sulfate proteoglycan 4-like, translating into MIGERNITKSKPNFSQYVINKLGITYLHYDSESLADNFTFAVWPNQKNKSTTKPEADFLEEMFNITVTPINDQAPELKTKGLRLKVLQGNRLVLGPENLKVEDPDSPPEEVRYMIIRNPNNGFLAMGHRPHIPVHHFTQADIDNSQVWFIQDGSPFSRVFYFSVTDGQHRPLYKLFHLDVIPISITLVNLTDLLLPQGQTTIPITSAYLSAVTNGRSPQITYKITWPLQHGYLLVENQVVISFGQEDLNSGKLSYHMTNLTASEDQLRFSLFTSESNLTGETLCIRVQPLLQVMSNLTIANRVAHQLRRKDLDATELANRTNSDPKFEVTEPPVHGRLVRRVARGTAMEDTTLFTQKDVDQGLLMLEPHANLTGTDRLNDSFTFLLRAAHVQPATGCLPFTKVPPDPFLLQTFTPDVFSLVVTADNLVTSGLSQEKLVVSSGPTAQTGTLGKLTQTRWKEADPWGRHSGEEPTLDVKASPTRVIWPPDATKASPGAPTQPREGSLLLIIIIPLAVVVFLLIVTAVALCVWLLGQKTEKAKPLIKPQINLEPTPPGPRPERSIAVPTVTVTALLKSSNSPPVSLFRAPQCEHMQKSPVIEPVEKCAPWETWVNLDPDMVKLCQQTNPTLKHNQYWV; encoded by the coding sequence ATGATTGGAGAGAGAAATATTACCAAAAGCAAACCCAATTTCTCTCAGTATGTAATTAATAAACTTGGAATCACATACCTTCACTATGACTCTGAATCACTAGCTGATAATTTTACCTTCGCTGTTTGGCCCAACCAAAAGAACAAGTCCACCACTAAGCCAGAGGCTGACTTTCTTGAagagatgtttaacatcactgtCACTCCTATAAATGACCAGGCACCAGAATTAAAGACAAAAGGGCTTCGGTTGAAAGTTCTGCAGGGCAATAGGTTGGTTTTAGGACCTGAAAACCTAAAAGTGGAAGATCCAGACAGTCCTCCAGAGGAGGTCAGATATATGATCATCCGTAATCCTAATAATGGCTTTTTGGCAATGGGTCACCGTCCACACATACCTGTTCACCATTTCACACAAGCCGACATTGATAACTCTCAGGTGTGGTTCATACAAGATGGAAGCCCATTCTCCAGAGTGTTTTACTTCAGTGTGACCGATGGCCAACACCGCCCACTCTACAAGCTCTTCCACCTGGATGTCATCCCCATCTCCATCACCCTTGTGAACCTCACTGACCTACTTCTCCCACAGGGCCAGACAACCATTCCCATCACCAGTGCTTACCTGTCAGCAGTGACCAATGGGAGGAGCCCCCAAATCACTTACAAGATAACATGGCCCCTCCAACATGGGTATCTGCTCGTTGAAAACCAGGTGGTCATCAGCTTTGGACAAGAGGATCTGAATTCAGGAAAGCTCTCTTACCACATGACAAACCTCACTGCCTCAGAGGACCAGCTACGGTTCTCACTGTTTACATCAGAAAGCAACCTGACAGGAGAAACACTGTGCATCAGGGTGCAGCCTTTACTGCAGGTTATGTCAAATCTGACAATTGCCAACAGAGTGGCCCATCAGCTGAGAAGAAAGGACCTTGATGCTACTGAGCTTGCTAATAGGACTAACAGTGATCCCAAATTTGAAGTGACAGAACCCCCCGTCCATGGCAGACTTGTTCGAAGAGTGGCCCGGGGCACTGCAATGGAAGACACGACTCTGTTCACTCAGAAGGATGTTGACCAAGGACTGTTGATGCTCGAGCCACATGCCAATCTAACCGGCACCGATAGGCTGAATGACTCCTTCACGTTCCTGCTCAGGGCAGCCCACGTACAGCCAGCGACAGGTTGTCTCCCCTTCACCAAAGTGCCACCTGACCCCTTTCTTTTGCAGACTTTTACCCCTGATGTTTTTTCTTTAGTAGTCACTGCAGATAACCTTGTGACTTCAGGTCTCTCTCAGGAAAAGCTTGTGGTTTCCTCAGGACCTACAGCACAGACAGGAACTCTGGGGAAGCTGACCCAGACCAGATGGAAGGAAGCAGATCCCTGGGGACGACACAGTGGTGAAGAGCCCACTCTGGATGTCAAGGCCTCTCCCACCAGAGTCATTTGGCCACCAGATGCCACCAAAGCCAGCCCTGGGGCACCCACCCAGCCCAGGGAGGGCAGTCTCCTTCTGATAATCATCATACCATTGGCAGTGGTGGTCTTCCTGCTAATAGTAACTGCAGTGGCCTTGTGTGTCTGGCTGCTGGGCCAGAAGACAGAAAAGGCAAAACCTCTTATTAAGCCCCAGATCAACCTAGAACCCACACCCCCAGGTCCTAGGCCGGAAAGGAGCATAGCTGTTCCCACTGTCACAGTGACGGCTCTTCTAAAAAGCTCCAACAGTCCTCCGGTCAGTCTTTTCAGGGCCCCACAATGTGAGCACATGCAAAAATCTCCAGTCATTGAGCCAGTGGAAAAATGTGCTCCTTGGGAGACATGGGTGAATCTGGATCCTGACATGGTCAAGCTCTGCCAACAAACCAACCCAACATTGAAGCACAACCAGTACTGGGTGTAG